The proteins below come from a single Anaerolineae bacterium genomic window:
- a CDS encoding branched-chain amino acid transaminase translates to MPIKESQWIWFDGEFVPWGEAKVHVLAHALHYGSSVFEGIRAYETPQGTAIFRLEPHVTRLFNSAKIARMPVPFTPEQVTKAIAETVRRNNLRACYIRPLIFRGYEVLGVDPRQCPVHTVIAAFEWGAYLGSEALEQGVDVGVSSWRRMAPDTFPAMAKIGGDYVNSQFMVMEARDRGFVEAIALDVYGYVSEGSGENVFVVQNGIIYTPPLGASILGGITRDSAITIARDLGYEVREQLIPREMLYIADELFFTGTAAEITPIRSVDGQMIGKGCRGPITARIQEQFFGITQGKLPDRYGWLYYV, encoded by the coding sequence ATGCCCATAAAAGAGTCGCAATGGATCTGGTTTGACGGCGAGTTCGTGCCCTGGGGCGAAGCGAAGGTTCACGTGCTGGCACACGCCCTGCACTATGGTAGCAGCGTCTTCGAGGGGATTCGCGCCTATGAGACCCCTCAGGGAACGGCGATCTTTCGGCTCGAGCCACATGTAACCCGGCTGTTCAACTCAGCCAAGATCGCCCGTATGCCCGTTCCCTTCACGCCGGAACAAGTGACCAAGGCGATTGCCGAGACGGTGCGCCGCAACAACTTGCGTGCTTGCTATATCCGGCCGTTGATTTTCCGCGGCTATGAAGTTTTGGGGGTAGATCCCCGTCAGTGTCCGGTGCACACCGTCATCGCTGCCTTCGAGTGGGGTGCCTATCTCGGCTCGGAGGCTCTAGAGCAAGGGGTAGATGTAGGCGTGAGTTCGTGGCGGCGGATGGCCCCTGATACCTTCCCGGCTATGGCCAAAATCGGCGGTGATTATGTTAATTCACAGTTCATGGTCATGGAGGCGCGCGATCGCGGCTTCGTCGAGGCCATTGCGCTGGACGTTTACGGCTACGTGTCCGAGGGAAGCGGTGAGAACGTGTTCGTGGTCCAGAACGGCATCATTTATACACCCCCTTTGGGTGCTTCCATCCTGGGCGGCATCACGCGTGACAGCGCCATTACGATTGCCCGCGACCTGGGGTATGAAGTCCGCGAGCAGTTGATCCCGCGCGAGATGCTGTACATTGCCGATGAGTTGTTCTTCACCGGCACCGCTGCGGAGATTACACCGATTCGATCGGTAGATGGCCAGATGATCGGCAAGGGATGCCGCGGTCCCATCACAGCGCGCATCCAGGAGCAATTCTTCGGCATTACCCAAGGTAAGCTCCCTGACCGTTACGGCTGGCTGTATTACGTTTAG
- a CDS encoding cupin domain-containing protein, whose amino-acid sequence MNTPDIVHWAEVEPVEMMPGLWRRTLGTGERGMLVEIRADPGVIIPEHAHPAEQIGYVISGEVELTIAGTVYRFTPGDSYAIPSNTTHGARFQTACVLVECFAPVREEYRRRPRA is encoded by the coding sequence ATGAACACACCAGATATCGTACACTGGGCGGAGGTAGAACCAGTGGAGATGATGCCCGGCCTGTGGCGACGTACGCTGGGCACGGGCGAACGCGGTATGCTCGTCGAGATCCGCGCGGATCCAGGCGTAATCATCCCCGAGCACGCGCATCCGGCCGAACAGATCGGCTACGTCATCTCAGGCGAGGTCGAGCTTACTATCGCCGGGACTGTATACCGATTCACGCCTGGGGACAGCTACGCGATCCCTAGTAATACCACCCATGGCGCTCGCTTTCAGACAGCCTGTGTGCTGGTGGAGTGTTTCGCACCAGTGCGAGAGGAGTATCGAAGGAGGCCACGTGCGTAA
- a CDS encoding leucine--tRNA ligase → MSDRYIPQEIEPKWQRKWEEDGLYRTVEDPHRPKWYFLTMLPYPSGDLHIGHWYAMTPSDAAARYKRMQGYNVFFPIGFDAFGLPAENAAIRHGIHPAQWTYQNIERMRRQLRSMGAMWAWDREAITCDPRYYRWTQWFFLKLYDHGLAYRKFAPVDFCPTCNTTLAREQVWGEDRHCERCGTPVIKKELEQWFFRITQYAEELLDFSKIDWPERVRVMQTNWIGRSEGAEVTFQVAPEYLPPNAGPGAGDIVVFTTRPDTLWGATFMVLAPEHPLVNQITTPEHRDEVEAYRQQTARLDEITRTSTVKEKTGVFTGAYAINPVNGRRIPIWIADYVLMSYGTGAIMAVPAHDERDFEFALKFGLPIIPVIERPDGRAKSVVWEGSVAEGFGAALDAAGIPHQPLTIEGRGQFFAVTLSDDASIETYRAILQAHLKPGHWADIVGRGWQVVFDDAPIVLDSPEADAAIMARCHAGYAYMRRFRTAMEMWHAVEWYRDVLFHDEYGTMIHSGPFSGTPGDVAKRKVTEWLEAQGIGKFAINYRLRDWLISRQRMWGAPIPIIYCPHCGTVPVPYKDLPVLLPDDAEFLPTGESPLKYHEGFRYVKCPRCGSDAERETDTMDTFVCSSWYQYAYVSPYWKAGEPIGPDDTPFDPEKGAYWLPVDQYTGGVEHATMHLLYTRFFTKAMRDMGIVNFDEPMLRLFNQGTILGEDGEKMSKSRGNVVAPDDLVERYGADTVRVYLMFIGPWEQGGPWSSQGIEGVRRFLDRVWTVVVEPPARLAQGEPSEAEVRALRRMTHQTIRRVTNDIEHFKFNTMIAALMEFNNYLMKARETAVYGTPAWEEAVDSLLLMLAPSAPHISEELWQRRHSGPSVHVQSWPTWDEELARAETITLVVQVNGKVRDRIEVPAGITEEQAKELALASPGARRHLNGRQVVKVVYAPGRLVNIVVR, encoded by the coding sequence ATGAGCGATCGTTATATACCTCAGGAAATCGAGCCCAAGTGGCAAAGGAAGTGGGAGGAGGATGGGCTATATCGCACTGTTGAAGATCCTCATCGGCCTAAGTGGTACTTCCTGACGATGTTGCCCTACCCCAGCGGCGATCTCCACATCGGCCACTGGTACGCAATGACGCCATCCGATGCGGCTGCCCGGTACAAGCGCATGCAGGGCTACAACGTGTTCTTCCCGATTGGCTTTGACGCCTTCGGGCTCCCAGCCGAGAACGCCGCCATCAGGCATGGCATTCACCCGGCTCAATGGACGTATCAGAACATTGAGCGCATGCGCCGGCAGTTGCGGTCCATGGGCGCGATGTGGGCCTGGGACCGCGAGGCCATCACCTGTGACCCGCGCTATTACCGATGGACCCAGTGGTTCTTCCTGAAGCTATATGACCACGGGCTGGCCTATCGCAAATTCGCGCCAGTGGACTTCTGCCCGACCTGCAACACGACTCTAGCCCGTGAGCAAGTGTGGGGCGAAGACCGGCACTGCGAGCGTTGTGGGACGCCGGTGATCAAGAAAGAGCTGGAACAGTGGTTCTTCAGGATCACCCAATACGCCGAGGAGCTACTGGATTTCTCCAAGATTGACTGGCCTGAGCGGGTCAGAGTGATGCAGACCAACTGGATCGGCCGCAGCGAGGGCGCCGAAGTGACCTTCCAGGTCGCACCTGAGTATCTACCCCCTAACGCCGGCCCCGGTGCGGGCGATATCGTAGTCTTCACGACCCGCCCGGATACCCTCTGGGGAGCCACGTTCATGGTGCTGGCGCCAGAGCATCCGCTGGTCAACCAGATCACAACCCCCGAGCACCGGGACGAAGTGGAAGCCTACAGGCAGCAGACCGCACGCCTAGATGAGATCACCCGCACTTCGACTGTGAAGGAGAAGACCGGCGTCTTCACCGGCGCGTACGCGATCAACCCAGTCAATGGCCGGCGTATCCCCATCTGGATCGCCGATTACGTCCTGATGAGTTATGGCACCGGTGCCATTATGGCGGTGCCAGCCCATGACGAGCGCGACTTCGAGTTCGCGCTGAAGTTTGGACTGCCCATTATCCCCGTTATCGAGCGGCCTGATGGCCGCGCCAAGAGTGTGGTCTGGGAGGGCTCCGTCGCTGAGGGATTCGGCGCGGCATTGGACGCGGCGGGCATCCCCCACCAGCCGCTGACTATCGAGGGCCGCGGGCAATTCTTCGCGGTCACGCTGAGCGACGACGCCAGCATTGAGACCTATAGGGCGATCCTGCAGGCTCATTTGAAGCCTGGCCACTGGGCCGACATCGTGGGGCGGGGCTGGCAGGTGGTGTTCGACGACGCGCCGATCGTCCTGGATTCGCCGGAGGCTGATGCCGCCATTATGGCGCGCTGCCATGCGGGCTATGCCTATATGCGACGGTTCCGCACCGCCATGGAGATGTGGCACGCCGTCGAGTGGTATCGGGATGTGCTCTTCCACGACGAGTACGGCACCATGATCCACTCCGGGCCGTTCAGCGGCACACCAGGTGATGTCGCCAAGCGAAAGGTTACTGAGTGGCTCGAAGCACAGGGCATCGGCAAGTTCGCCATCAACTACCGCCTGCGCGACTGGCTGATCAGCCGGCAGCGCATGTGGGGCGCGCCGATTCCCATCATTTACTGCCCGCACTGCGGCACGGTCCCTGTGCCGTATAAGGACCTGCCGGTGCTGTTACCCGATGACGCCGAGTTCCTGCCCACCGGCGAAAGCCCGCTGAAGTACCATGAAGGGTTCCGCTATGTGAAGTGTCCGCGCTGTGGCAGCGACGCTGAGCGGGAGACCGACACAATGGACACCTTCGTGTGCTCCTCATGGTACCAATATGCCTACGTCAGCCCGTATTGGAAAGCGGGCGAGCCTATTGGCCCGGACGATACGCCGTTCGACCCAGAGAAAGGGGCCTACTGGCTGCCGGTGGATCAGTACACTGGCGGCGTGGAACACGCCACCATGCACTTGCTGTACACCCGCTTCTTCACCAAGGCGATGCGGGACATGGGCATTGTCAACTTCGACGAGCCGATGCTGCGCCTGTTCAACCAGGGCACCATCCTAGGTGAGGATGGCGAGAAGATGTCTAAATCTCGCGGCAATGTGGTTGCGCCGGACGATCTGGTCGAGCGCTATGGGGCCGATACGGTGCGTGTCTACCTGATGTTCATCGGCCCATGGGAACAGGGCGGCCCCTGGAGTTCGCAGGGGATTGAGGGGGTGCGCCGGTTCCTGGATCGAGTGTGGACGGTGGTAGTGGAACCGCCGGCCCGTCTCGCCCAAGGCGAACCGTCCGAAGCGGAAGTGCGCGCGTTGCGCCGAATGACCCATCAGACCATCCGTCGCGTCACCAACGACATCGAGCATTTCAAGTTCAACACGATGATTGCAGCGTTGATGGAGTTCAACAACTACCTGATGAAAGCCCGCGAGACGGCCGTGTATGGCACGCCGGCTTGGGAGGAGGCGGTGGATAGCTTATTGCTAATGCTGGCTCCATCGGCGCCGCACATCAGCGAAGAGCTATGGCAGCGGCGACATTCCGGTCCCAGCGTGCATGTGCAATCCTGGCCGACCTGGGACGAGGAGCTGGCCCGTGCGGAGACCATCACGCTGGTTGTTCAGGTCAACGGCAAGGTGCGGGATCGCATCGAGGTGCCGGCAGGCATCACGGAGGAACAGGCTAAAGAGTTGGCTTTGGCCTCCCCCGGCGCGCGGCGACACCTGAACGGCAGACAGGTGGTGAAGGTCGTCTATGCACCGGGGCGGCTAGTGAACATCGTCGTGCGATAG
- the rbsK gene encoding ribokinase, whose amino-acid sequence MSSPHIVVVGSSNTDMIVQTDRLPLPGETVLGGDLVIAPGGKGANQAVAAARLGATVTFVARVGQDMFGREAVNNFRREGLDIRYLVQDPQAPSGVALIVVGPGGQNIIAVAPGANRRLTPADVEAAKPAFAQARAVLLQLEIPIETVQASAQAGRAAGATVILNPAPAPSHPLPSELFTAVDIATPNETEAAALTGESTPERAAQALLRWGVGTVIVTLGAEGALVAKGSDHMQRIPGFRVDAVDATAAGDAFNGGLAVALARGEPLEAAVRYAHAVAAISVTRLGAQPSLPTAAEVELFLRERG is encoded by the coding sequence ATGTCTTCTCCGCATATCGTCGTCGTGGGGTCCTCGAATACGGATATGATCGTGCAGACCGACCGGCTGCCGCTGCCGGGGGAGACGGTCCTGGGCGGCGACCTGGTCATCGCCCCTGGTGGCAAAGGGGCTAACCAGGCCGTAGCTGCCGCGCGGTTGGGCGCGACGGTTACTTTTGTCGCTCGCGTTGGTCAAGACATGTTTGGCCGAGAAGCGGTGAATAACTTCCGCCGCGAGGGCCTAGATATCCGCTATTTGGTCCAGGATCCGCAAGCTCCATCTGGCGTGGCGCTAATCGTTGTTGGCCCCGGCGGGCAGAACATCATCGCCGTAGCCCCTGGCGCAAATCGGCGCCTAACCCCAGCCGATGTCGAAGCAGCCAAGCCGGCCTTCGCCCAGGCACGGGCCGTCCTGCTGCAACTCGAGATCCCCATTGAGACGGTGCAGGCATCGGCTCAGGCCGGCCGCGCTGCAGGCGCCACAGTGATCCTCAATCCAGCCCCTGCGCCTTCGCATCCACTGCCCTCGGAGCTCTTCACTGCCGTAGACATCGCAACCCCTAATGAGACCGAAGCGGCGGCTCTGACCGGCGAGAGCACGCCAGAGCGGGCAGCTCAGGCCTTGTTACGATGGGGGGTGGGCACCGTGATCGTGACCCTGGGCGCAGAGGGCGCGCTGGTGGCCAAAGGGTCCGACCACATGCAGCGCATCCCAGGTTTCCGGGTGGACGCGGTGGATGCCACGGCTGCCGGTGATGCCTTCAACGGCGGGTTGGCCGTGGCGTTGGCTCGTGGCGAGCCGCTCGAGGCGGCCGTGCGCTACGCGCATGCCGTCGCCGCGATCTCAGTGACGAGGTTAGGTGCACAGCCCTCACTTCCAACCGCCGCCGAGGTGGAGCTATTCCTACGCGAGCGAGGATGA
- the aroH gene encoding chorismate mutase: MPCRGVRGATTAEANTREEILRATRQLLALMIRLNGIDPADVASAIFTTTPDLNAEFPALAARQLGWLDVALICTHEMNVPGALPRCIRVLVHWNTEKPANEIIHVYIKGAAGLRPDLSQLPPVDWEELEAWISAHLATHSGDGTARFEEERR; the protein is encoded by the coding sequence ATGCCCTGTCGTGGGGTGCGCGGCGCCACTACTGCCGAGGCGAACACGCGCGAGGAGATCCTGCGAGCCACCCGTCAGCTCTTGGCACTGATGATCCGGCTGAACGGCATTGATCCGGCCGATGTCGCCAGTGCCATCTTCACGACCACTCCTGATCTCAACGCCGAGTTTCCTGCCCTGGCTGCTCGCCAGTTGGGCTGGCTGGATGTTGCGCTCATCTGCACACACGAGATGAACGTGCCTGGGGCGCTTCCCCGCTGCATTCGTGTGCTAGTGCATTGGAACACGGAGAAGCCAGCCAATGAGATCATCCATGTCTATATTAAAGGCGCAGCCGGCCTCCGTCCTGACCTCTCCCAGCTTCCACCGGTGGATTGGGAGGAGCTGGAAGCCTGGATCTCGGCGCATTTGGCAACGCACTCCGGGGACGGCACAGCTCGATTTGAGGAGGAGAGGCGATGA
- the pheA gene encoding prephenate dehydratase has product MRVVAFQGEHGAYSEEAIRQKLGAEVKTLPCRTFEELFAAVESGRADLAALPVENSVAGSINRSYDLLLERDLKVWGEIMLRVRHNLLAPPGTTLEQLTQVRSHPQALAQCERYLTQRGLKAVPWYDTAGSAKELAANPEPGVGVIASALAAEIYGLEILERDVQDLAWNYTRFFLISHQEPERQDPSKTSLVFATAHTPGALHACLGEFANRGINLTKIESRPRRNRPWHYVFYLDFEGHWKEERCKEALVGLLSRAAFVKLLGSYPAAPLPEIENGGQEAILQI; this is encoded by the coding sequence ATGAGAGTCGTCGCATTTCAGGGTGAACATGGCGCGTACTCCGAGGAAGCCATTCGTCAGAAATTAGGGGCAGAGGTGAAGACTCTGCCTTGCCGTACCTTTGAAGAGCTCTTCGCAGCCGTGGAGTCCGGCCGGGCCGACTTGGCCGCTCTCCCCGTGGAGAACTCCGTGGCAGGATCTATCAACCGATCCTACGACCTGCTCTTGGAGCGCGATCTGAAGGTCTGGGGCGAGATCATGCTGCGCGTGCGACACAACCTGCTGGCCCCGCCTGGCACTACCCTCGAACAGCTCACGCAGGTCCGCTCCCACCCGCAGGCGTTAGCCCAGTGCGAACGATATCTCACCCAGCGCGGCCTCAAGGCTGTGCCCTGGTATGACACAGCCGGCAGCGCTAAGGAGCTGGCGGCCAATCCGGAGCCCGGTGTAGGCGTCATCGCTTCGGCGCTGGCCGCTGAGATCTATGGCCTGGAGATCCTAGAGCGCGATGTGCAGGACCTGGCCTGGAACTACACTCGTTTCTTCCTCATCAGTCATCAGGAGCCGGAACGGCAAGATCCCAGCAAGACCTCCCTAGTCTTTGCCACCGCACACACGCCGGGGGCGCTTCACGCCTGCCTAGGCGAGTTCGCCAACCGTGGCATTAACCTGACTAAGATCGAGTCCCGCCCGCGCCGAAACCGGCCCTGGCACTACGTGTTCTACCTCGATTTCGAAGGCCACTGGAAGGAGGAACGCTGTAAAGAGGCGCTGGTAGGCCTGCTCTCACGTGCTGCCTTCGTGAAACTACTTGGCTCTTACCCTGCTGCGCCTCTGCCAGAAATTGAGAACGGAGGCCAAGAGGCCATCTTGCAAATCTAG
- the aroF gene encoding 3-deoxy-7-phosphoheptulonate synthase — MIIVMKQDATVSEIGAVITKVQELGLHPHPIYGEIRTVVAVVGEERIVSPEVFEVMPGVERTMRVLQPYKLASRESKPEPSIITLNGLRIGGQQLVIMAGPCSVESRSQLLETAHAVKEAGAHVLRGGAFKPRTSPYAFQGLGEKGLELLAEARAETGLPIVTEVMTPETVPLVARYADILQIGARNMQNYGLLHAVGEAQKPVLLKRGMMSTIEELLMSAEYILSHGNYRVILCERGIRTFERATRFTFDLNAIPVIKQLSHLPIIADPSHGTGRWELVNAMSRAAIAAGADGLIIEVHPRPEEALSDGAQALKPEKFAQLVKDVRRVAEAVDRTL; from the coding sequence ATGATCATCGTGATGAAACAGGACGCAACTGTAAGCGAGATCGGAGCGGTGATCACCAAAGTGCAGGAGCTGGGATTACACCCCCACCCCATCTATGGGGAAATTCGCACTGTCGTGGCAGTAGTAGGTGAAGAGCGTATCGTCAGTCCTGAGGTGTTTGAGGTAATGCCCGGTGTAGAACGCACGATGCGCGTCTTGCAACCGTATAAACTAGCCAGCCGCGAGTCGAAACCGGAGCCTTCCATCATCACTCTAAATGGGCTGCGCATCGGCGGGCAACAATTGGTTATAATGGCCGGCCCCTGTTCGGTGGAGAGCCGCTCGCAGTTGCTGGAGACAGCCCACGCAGTAAAAGAGGCTGGCGCTCACGTGCTGCGTGGTGGTGCCTTCAAGCCACGCACGTCCCCATACGCCTTTCAAGGCTTAGGCGAGAAGGGATTGGAGCTGCTGGCAGAGGCCAGGGCGGAGACGGGACTCCCTATTGTCACCGAAGTGATGACCCCAGAGACTGTCCCCCTGGTCGCTCGTTATGCCGACATCCTGCAGATTGGTGCTCGCAACATGCAGAATTATGGGCTCCTCCACGCAGTCGGCGAAGCCCAGAAGCCAGTATTGCTGAAGCGCGGCATGATGTCCACCATTGAAGAGCTGTTGATGTCGGCCGAGTACATTCTGAGCCACGGCAATTATCGCGTCATCCTGTGCGAGCGGGGCATCCGCACCTTCGAGCGAGCCACGCGCTTCACCTTCGACCTCAATGCCATCCCGGTGATCAAGCAGCTCTCCCATCTGCCGATCATCGCCGACCCCAGCCATGGCACGGGGCGGTGGGAGCTAGTCAACGCCATGTCACGCGCGGCCATCGCCGCTGGCGCCGATGGGCTGATCATCGAGGTGCATCCTCGTCCGGAGGAGGCGCTGTCAGATGGAGCGCAGGCGCTAAAGCCTGAGAAGTTCGCCCAGCTCGTGAAGGATGTGCGCCGAGTAGCAGAAGCCGTAGATCGCACACTGTAG
- the aroF gene encoding 3-deoxy-7-phosphoheptulonate synthase, with amino-acid sequence MIIVMRAGATTQEIAAVVDKVERMGFRAHLSQGEERTIVGVIGDERPIDPGVFELMEGVERTVPILRPFKLASRDFHPADSVFSINGVKIGGQQLCIMAGPCAVESRQQILEVAHAVKEAGAHVLRGGAFKPRTSPYSFQGLGLRGLELLAEAREETGLPVVTEVMAPEAVSMVAQYADILQIGTRNMQNFALLQAVGKANVPVLLKRGMMSTIEEFLMSAEYILANGNPRVILCERGIRTFERYTRNTLDINAIPSLKQLTHLPVIADPSQGTGKWDLVAPVSKACIAAGADGLIIEVHPCPEEALSDQAQQIRPEVFAKLMADLKALAPLLGRTL; translated from the coding sequence ATGATCATCGTGATGCGCGCGGGAGCGACAACCCAAGAGATCGCTGCAGTCGTGGATAAGGTAGAACGCATGGGATTTCGAGCTCATCTCTCGCAGGGTGAAGAACGTACCATCGTCGGCGTGATCGGGGATGAGCGCCCAATTGATCCGGGCGTATTCGAGCTGATGGAGGGCGTCGAACGTACTGTTCCCATTTTGCGTCCGTTCAAGCTCGCCAGCCGCGACTTTCATCCGGCTGATTCGGTGTTCTCCATCAATGGGGTCAAGATCGGCGGGCAGCAGCTCTGCATCATGGCAGGTCCCTGTGCAGTGGAGAGCCGCCAGCAGATCCTCGAGGTCGCTCATGCGGTGAAGGAGGCCGGCGCGCATGTCCTGCGCGGTGGCGCCTTCAAACCGCGCACTTCCCCTTACTCGTTCCAGGGGTTAGGTCTGCGCGGGCTGGAGCTGCTGGCCGAGGCGCGAGAGGAGACGGGGTTGCCCGTCGTCACCGAGGTGATGGCTCCTGAGGCGGTCTCCATGGTGGCTCAGTACGCGGACATCTTGCAGATCGGCACGCGCAATATGCAGAACTTCGCCCTACTTCAGGCCGTGGGCAAGGCCAATGTGCCGGTGCTCCTCAAACGCGGGATGATGTCCACCATTGAGGAGTTCCTGATGTCGGCCGAATACATCCTCGCCAACGGCAACCCACGGGTGATCCTGTGTGAAAGGGGCATCCGCACCTTCGAGCGATACACCCGCAACACGCTGGACATCAACGCTATCCCATCGCTGAAACAGCTCACGCATTTACCGGTGATCGCTGATCCCAGTCAAGGGACGGGCAAGTGGGATCTGGTGGCCCCCGTGTCCAAGGCCTGCATCGCCGCCGGCGCCGACGGGCTGATCATTGAGGTGCATCCTTGCCCCGAAGAGGCGCTCTCTGACCAGGCACAGCAGATCCGCCCCGAGGTGTTCGCCAAACTGATGGCGGATCTCAAAGCCCTGGCGCCACTGTTGGGCCGCACGTTGTAG
- a CDS encoding prephenate dehydrogenase, translated as MVGLGLMGGSLGMALRRAGAVQEVIGVVRRPEAVEEAITLGAVDRAMLDAPAAVAQADIVVLCTPVRTIIQQIGELGPYLRPGTVLTDMGSTKRAICQAMETLPDGVQPVGAHPMCGKEQAGIAAAQPDLYQGKVWVVSPLPRSSAEAVVTVEALGQAVGSRVIRLEPTRHDRLVAAISHLPYLLACGLVATADALAQHDPAVWQVAASGFRDTSRLAASEVRMLLDILFTNCDAVLEMVERFQAELQALADWLRHGDEVGLAAELERIRHIRRAQYP; from the coding sequence ATCGTCGGCTTGGGGTTAATGGGCGGGTCGTTAGGGATGGCATTGCGCCGAGCCGGCGCGGTGCAAGAGGTGATCGGGGTGGTGCGCCGCCCTGAAGCGGTGGAGGAGGCCATAACCCTAGGCGCCGTGGATCGGGCTATGCTAGACGCGCCTGCAGCGGTAGCTCAGGCCGACATCGTGGTGTTGTGTACGCCGGTGCGCACCATTATCCAGCAGATTGGGGAGCTGGGGCCGTATCTGCGGCCGGGCACGGTGCTCACCGACATGGGCAGCACCAAGCGCGCCATTTGTCAAGCGATGGAAACACTGCCTGACGGCGTGCAGCCGGTAGGTGCCCATCCCATGTGCGGCAAGGAGCAGGCTGGCATCGCTGCTGCCCAGCCCGATTTGTACCAAGGCAAGGTCTGGGTGGTCTCCCCGTTACCTCGTTCCTCGGCCGAGGCGGTGGTGACCGTGGAAGCGTTGGGGCAAGCTGTGGGTTCACGGGTGATCCGCCTGGAGCCGACCCGTCACGATCGGTTGGTGGCTGCCATCTCGCATCTGCCCTATCTGCTCGCATGCGGGCTGGTGGCCACAGCTGACGCGTTGGCACAGCACGACCCCGCCGTTTGGCAGGTGGCTGCCTCGGGCTTCCGCGATACCTCACGGTTGGCTGCATCGGAAGTGCGGATGCTCCTAGATATCCTCTTCACTAACTGCGACGCTGTATTGGAGATGGTGGAACGCTTTCAAGCGGAACTTCAGGCGCTGGCGGATTGGCTGCGCCATGGTGATGAAGTTGGGTTGGCCGCCGAGCTGGAGCGGATCCGCCACATCCGTCGGGCACAGTATCCATGA
- a CDS encoding phosphoglycerate kinase, with product MNKKTVRDVDVRGKRVLVRVDFNVPLQDGKVTDDTRIRAALPTIQYLLDQGAKVILMSHLGRPKGGPDPQYSLKPAAERLGELLGKPVRMAPDCVGPAVEAMVAELQPGEVLLLENTRFYPGEEKNDLSLAQQLAKLGDLYVNDAFGSAHRAHASTEGVARFLPAVAGFLMEKELAFLGKALESPERPFVAILGGAKISDKIGVINNLLGKVDALLIGGGMANTFLRAQGYDMGESLVEEGSLEEARRLLKEGEGKLFLPVDLVVADAFAADARHQVVPVDQVPAGWRALDIGPATVAHFSNRLAGAKTVVWNGPMGVFEFPAFAKGTTAIAEVLASLEGATTIIGGGDSVAAIQQAGLADKITHISTGGGASLEFLEGRVLPGVAALLDR from the coding sequence ATGAACAAGAAGACGGTGCGAGACGTAGATGTCCGCGGCAAGCGGGTCTTGGTACGTGTGGACTTTAACGTCCCCCTACAAGATGGAAAGGTGACCGACGATACCCGCATTCGAGCGGCCCTGCCTACCATCCAGTACCTTCTGGATCAGGGGGCGAAAGTCATCCTGATGTCTCACTTGGGCCGGCCGAAGGGCGGGCCTGACCCCCAGTACAGCCTGAAGCCTGCCGCTGAGCGCCTGGGCGAGCTCTTGGGCAAGCCGGTGCGTATGGCGCCGGATTGCGTAGGCCCTGCTGTAGAGGCGATGGTAGCCGAGCTGCAGCCGGGCGAGGTATTGCTGTTAGAGAATACCCGTTTCTATCCTGGCGAGGAGAAGAATGATCTCTCGTTGGCCCAACAGTTAGCAAAGCTGGGCGATCTCTACGTCAACGACGCGTTTGGCAGCGCGCATCGCGCCCATGCCTCCACGGAAGGGGTGGCACGCTTTCTGCCGGCCGTGGCTGGCTTTCTGATGGAGAAGGAATTGGCGTTTTTGGGCAAAGCCCTGGAATCGCCGGAGCGGCCGTTTGTGGCGATTCTAGGCGGGGCGAAGATCTCTGATAAGATCGGGGTTATCAACAATCTGTTGGGTAAGGTAGATGCCTTGCTCATCGGCGGCGGTATGGCGAACACGTTTCTGCGGGCGCAGGGCTATGATATGGGAGAATCGCTGGTGGAGGAAGGCAGCCTGGAGGAGGCCCGGCGCCTCTTGAAAGAGGGTGAGGGTAAGCTGTTCCTGCCAGTGGACCTGGTGGTGGCCGATGCCTTCGCTGCGGATGCTCGACATCAGGTGGTGCCAGTGGACCAGGTGCCTGCTGGCTGGCGCGCGCTCGATATCGGCCCGGCGACTGTAGCTCACTTTAGCAATCGCTTGGCAGGGGCCAAAACGGTGGTCTGGAATGGCCCCATGGGGGTGTTTGAGTTCCCAGCGTTCGCCAAAGGCACCACAGCCATCGCTGAGGTTTTGGCCAGCCTGGAGGGGGCGACCACCATCATCGGCGGTGGTGACTCGGTGGCAGCGATCCAACAGGCCGGCCTGGCTGACAAGATCACGCACATCTCCACGGGCGGCGGCGCCAGCTTAGAGTTCTTAGAGGGGCGCGTTTTGCCCGGGGTGGCCGCGCTGCTGGACAGATAG